TGGCGTGATTCCCCTATGTTGCTGGCCTTCAGCCTCGCGTGACCGATCAGAGCCGCTACGCGTTGGTCCACTCATCCACAGACAGGACTCACTTCGCTCAGGGATCCGCTTGCGGGACGGCCCGGCAACCGCGTCAGCGACGGAATGACGCACTGTTCGCGCGGGAGATGCAGACGTCCGTCTCGACTCGTTCGTGCACACCATGGAGATCTCCGGCCAACAGGGCAATCCGGACTACCGTTCGGCACAGCGAGTGACACTTGGCGGAGGAACAGAAGTCGAGACCACGAGCGGGCGTTACTGGAACTCGACCGCGGGCCTGTTGCGCGAGCCCGACCCAGCCCGCTAGAGGGGCTACCGGAAGGCGACGGTCGGCGTGCCAGCACTTAGCTCCAGGGGGATGACCCATGGCTCGGAGCCGGCCGCTCTGGCAGTGATTGTTAGACGAATGTTGTCTCCCACCAGGTGGCGCCATTCAGCGTCGCGCGCATCGGAGGCAACGCCTCCCAGGGTGTCCACCAACCACGGCGAGCGGGTCGGTTCCAGCTGAAACCGGAGCGCTTCGCCGACTTCGAGCGGAGTGCTGACGTCGCACTGACGACCGGCCTGGTCCGCGGGGTTCCAGACGGACCCCACCTTCGGTCCTACGCCGGGCGTGAACCGGAACGGGCCCCACACCTGGCTGCGGACCGTGTCGAGCATCTGCGCCTGGTGACGAGGACTCTCGTAGTCGATCTCGTCAGCGCGACCTGGACGGTCGTCGCGGATCCGGATTGAGAGGGACTCCAGTCGCTGCAACTCGATCGGTTCCACCAGTTCCACATCCAGGTTGATGAACCTGGTTCCAGAGGCCATGGGGCCGAGGGTGACGGAGAACCTCGGCATGAGCTCCTGATGGTGCCGAGTCTCCTCGATGCCCCGCATGACGTCGGCTGCTGCGTTCGCTCTCTTGGCTGCGGACCATCAGCCGAACGCGGCTGCCGCGCTGAAGACGGCTGTCACGCCGGAGACAACGGCCACCAAGTCGGTCATATTTCATAACTGCCAGTCTGACGGGAGGCGCCGACGCCTGGCTCCATCCACGGTTGTCGGATGTACGTTCCGACGACAGGCTCTGGACCGCACGGCTACGCGCCTCGTGACGGGGAGTTCTGCCGAATCGCCTTCTCGGCTCCGGCACGGCACTGACGACCATGACTATCCAAAACCGTAGCGTTTCCGCTACGGTTTTGGCTATTGGAGGCTTCAAGTGACCACGTACCGGCAGACTCTGCGCGAGTTGGCGTTCGACACGCACGGCATCGTGACGATCGCGGACGCCGAGGCGGCAGGCGTCCCCGCGGTCGCGGTTCGACAGCTGGCTGAGCGCGGCGCTCTCGAGCGCCGAGGATCGGGCGTGTACCGGATGACCGAGGTCCCGCGAGGCCCCCTCGACGAGTTCGCCGAGGCCGTCGCCCTGGTCGGTCCCGGCGCTGTTCTGGCCGACGAGTCGGTGCTGGCGGCCCACGACCTGGCGCAGATCAACCTGCGCCGCATCAAGGTCGCCGTCCCGTCCCCGAGCCGCGTGCGCAAGGGTCTCCCGCGCATCGTCGAACTGGTCCGCAAACGCGTCCCAGCCGGCGACCGGCAGCCCATCGACGGCATCCCCGCCATGTCCATCTCCGCCGCCTTGGAGGCCAGCGCCGGCCGCGTGATGACCGAACGCCTGGTAGCGGCGGCCGAGCAGGCCCGCGCCCGTGGCCTCATCAGCCCGGCCGACGCTGACCAGGCCATCCAGGCCGTCCATCGGGGCAGCAGAGCTCGAGCCACGAAACGGCAGAGGAGCAGCGCGTGAGCGACCAGGCACCTTCCGGACCTGCGGCCCCCGTGAGCGTCAATAAGCTGCGCGGCGCCATCGACGCGGTCGCGAAGAACCGTAACGCCACCGTCAGGCGCATCCAGTCGCTCGTCGGAAACGTCATCGTGGCGCAGATGCTCCCCGACTCCGCGGTCAAGGGTGGGACCGGCATGAAGCTGCGTTTCGGCGACGAGGTCACCCGGGAGACGCCGGATCTCGACACGGCGTTCCGTGGAGAGCGGGAAGACTTCATCAGCGAGCTCAACCAGCGCCTGGCCGAAGGCTGGGGCGACTTCACAGGCGTCGCTGTCGCCGGCGAGCAGCGCGCACCTGAGGAGTTGCTGGAGCGGATCCCGCACTCGTACGTCATGCAGCCGGTCAGGGTGCGCCTCGAGTACCACGGCAAGGGGTTCATGAGCGTCGACCTGGAGATCGGCTACGACGAGCTCGAAGCGACCACCGACGAGCCGCCCGAGACCGAGATGTCAGAGGAGGTCCTGGAGATCTTCGCCGCGCTCGGCATGCCCCGGCCCGACCCGGTCCGGGTGCTGCCGCTGCACCACCAGATCAGCCAGAAGATCCACGCCTGCACCGAACGAGGCAGCAGCCGCGCTCACGACCTGGTCGACCTCCAGCTCCTCATCCCAACAGCAGACCCCGACCAGGTCCGGGACACATGCGAGCGTTTGTTCCGGTTTCGGCAGAGCCACGAGTGGCCGCCGACTCTTGAGGCCGGGCTGGACTGGCCGGCGCTCTACGAGGAAGCCGCGGAAGGGTTGGACGTCCGAGGTCTCGACGAAGCCGTGGTGTGGGTCAACGAGTACATCCACCAGCTGGCCACCGAGCAGTAGTCATGCAGACGAACGTTCAGCGCGTAACGCTCGCTGCTCACAAGGCACTGATACGCGGAGGCCTCTCACACAAGCTGACGAAGTACCCGCTAGGCACCTGCGCGTACGTCTGCGACCTCCTCGGCGAACTTCTCCGCGAACTCGGGCACGGACCATGGATCGTGACCTCGGGCATCAACGAAACGGGACGCACGCACGCTTGGCTCGAGCAAGACGACGTCATCATCGACATCACCGCATACCAGTTCGACGACATCGACGAGCCCATCATCGTGACGACCGACCGCACTTGGCACGAACAGTCTTGGCGACCGATGGGCGGTTCCCTGGTGGCCTCGGTCGACTTATATACTGAGCCCGGGCACCGCGAATTGGCTCTCAGCGACTACGCAGAGCTGAGGGCCCGCGCCCTCGCCATCCTCGCTGTCACCGGCTGAATGCGTGCCTCACTGCCTGCGATGACGAAACTCCGAGCTATGCCCCATGTTGTCGACGCGCGCCCGTTGCGATCTGCAGACCCCACAGCGCTCTGTGAAGCGCCAAGACGTTGCTGCGCTTCATCACACGGAACGAGGCCGGCCCCTCGGGTGCGGGCGCCTGCGTGCACACCCACGGCAGTTCGCCTAGGAGACGATCCAGCGCATCGCGCGCGCTGCAGCGTCCCGGAAATCTCCGGCCACCAGTTGCCCCGCCCAGCGGACACGGTCGTCCGCATCCCCAGCTCCCCACCGGTATGAAGTGGCCGGCACGGGCTCTCGAGACACTCGGGGCTCTTCGAGGAGGGCTCGTAGCCTTGTGGGGCCGAGCCACCTCTAACGCCGATCGCGCCCGCCTGCTCAACGGACCGCAGTCTCCGGGCTCTCCAGCCGCCACCTCGTCGCCCCGCAATCCGACCGCCACCGACGTCACGCCAGAAGGTCGTGAACTGGAGAGGGACACCTGGATGGAAGACAACTTCGATTCCCCACTCGAAGGGGTGTACCCGTTTCAGTCCAGCGACCCGGAGGAGGCTGTAGTCCTCTACGACGGGCTCATGGACGTCGTTGGCACACGCGCGACTTCTAGTGGAAACGGCCGAGTTGTTGTGCGTGTAGTGGATGGGCTCGACGTGCGGTGGGAGTTGGACGACGAAGTGCCGTGGGACGAACCGGTCCGCCTGCGATTCCAGCGTGCCGATGGGTCAAAGTTCGATGCGCCAGCGGGAGTAACCAACAGCGCCGGTAGCGGCTACATCCAGCACGCCGACATCCGATTCACGGCACCGACACTCTCCAACGAGGCGTCCGCGGAAGTCGGGGCAATCGGGCCGGATGAACCGAGCGGTGCTGACGAGCCGGACCTGTCGTACGTGATGACGCACTGGTTCAACATGCCCTCGTTCCATCACACGGCCCCGCTGAGGGTGCGCAACATGGTCTACGCCGGCCGCTGGGAGTTCGCGGCGCACGGATGGCGGCTCACCCTCGACCAACGACCCGACCACAGCGACGCGATGAAACGGGCCAAGACCACGACGCGTTCCACCATGACCCACGTCGGGAAGCTGGAACACGACACCGGCACGTTCACGGTGGCGGAGGCGAGCGAGGTCCTAGCGGCCTTGGAAGCCGCTGTCTCGTTCGCCTTGGGCACCTGGGTTGGGGTCGCCTTGCCCGTCGGCTACGACTCCGGTGGCCGACGGGTGTGGGAGGAGTGGGCCAACTGGAGGTGCAGTCCACCGATCTCGGTCTTCCACTGGTGGTCCACCCACCGGTCCCAGGACCTGACCGAGCTGTGCTCAGCGTTCCTGGGTCACTGGCTGGACCCCCAACTCAAGGACGCCGTGCGGCTCTCCTCGTTCCACTCCATCAGCGCCAGCAGTGACCGGGCGGCGATCGAGGGGAAGGTGATGCTGGCGCAAGCCGGCATCGAGTACCTCGCCTGGGTCACCCATGTCCTGGAAGGGACCGAGACTGCGAGGACGTACAAGGGTGTTCCCACAGAGACGAAGTTGCACAACTTCCTCGACGCCGCCCGGATACCCACCACGATCCCGCCAGAGTTCACCGCTCTCAGGGCGCTAGTCCCTGCGGACAAGCAGACGGGACCGCAGGCGGTGACGTGGGTACGGAACCGGCTGGTTCATCCCAAAGACCCATCGGAGCCGTACCGGATCGAGAATGCACTGTCTGAGGCGTGGCTCTTGTGCCGGGAGTACCTGGACTTGCTCATCCTGCACCGGATCGGGTTCACCGGCCATTACGTGCCGTACCGACCCGGTGGCTGGGCCACTCAGGCATACGCAGTGCCGTGGCAGTCAGGATCACCTGCCCCTTGAGCCGTGCAGCCGCTCACGCTGGATCGCGACGTCTCTCCTATTGACGCGGACCTACTAAGGGCGATGCGACAGAACACAGGTGTTTGAGCGAGGCAGCCCCGGGTCGTGTCTATCTGGGCCG
The sequence above is drawn from the Nocardioides sp. zg-1228 genome and encodes:
- a CDS encoding type IV toxin-antitoxin system AbiEi family antitoxin domain-containing protein: MTTYRQTLRELAFDTHGIVTIADAEAAGVPAVAVRQLAERGALERRGSGVYRMTEVPRGPLDEFAEAVALVGPGAVLADESVLAAHDLAQINLRRIKVAVPSPSRVRKGLPRIVELVRKRVPAGDRQPIDGIPAMSISAALEASAGRVMTERLVAAAEQARARGLISPADADQAIQAVHRGSRARATKRQRSSA
- a CDS encoding nucleotidyl transferase AbiEii/AbiGii toxin family protein, whose protein sequence is MSDQAPSGPAAPVSVNKLRGAIDAVAKNRNATVRRIQSLVGNVIVAQMLPDSAVKGGTGMKLRFGDEVTRETPDLDTAFRGEREDFISELNQRLAEGWGDFTGVAVAGEQRAPEELLERIPHSYVMQPVRVRLEYHGKGFMSVDLEIGYDELEATTDEPPETEMSEEVLEIFAALGMPRPDPVRVLPLHHQISQKIHACTERGSSRAHDLVDLQLLIPTADPDQVRDTCERLFRFRQSHEWPPTLEAGLDWPALYEEAAEGLDVRGLDEAVVWVNEYIHQLATEQ